Proteins from a single region of Thunnus albacares chromosome 14, fThuAlb1.1, whole genome shotgun sequence:
- the LOC122996578 gene encoding transmembrane protein 26-like translates to MILFKFINAIITRASFLLVSLVGVWRVTWVKEDSNYWFLTFLFLPLVAEMIITLRRRKGQDYKWFSPPIFLFLISIIPSIWILELHHQQNSAKDHQCKKLDSWENLHKLVIPNETQHNMTNPNYLKSIEQALSVVCPNDWILALHQILLILLILGKWLLPLGGGVTRDELSQLLLIFVGTAADILEFTSETLSDVKENSPALVYIILAVWTWSMLQFPLHLAVVNNNSDGEGEQGAQEVSLCVKHSTDIWNIVEALFIQDGPFLVVRLTVMTYYNVFHQMLGFFAIKNLLVVILNLYRLFVICQDFRASRSSNRSSSAVP, encoded by the exons ATGATCCTGTTCAAGTTTATAAATGCGATCATTACCAGAGCGTCATTTCTCCTCGTCTCTCTGGTTGGGGTCTGGAGGGTGACATGGGTGAAAGAGGACAGCAATTACTGGTTTCTGACTTTCCTCTTTCTGCCGCTTGTCGCTGAAATGATAATTACACTGAGGAGGCGAAAGGGACAAGATTACAAATG GTTTTCTCCGCCAATCTTTCTGTTTCTCATCAGTATCATTCCCTCCATCTGGATCCTGGAGCTCCACCACCAGCAGAACTCAGCCAAAGATCATCAG TGCAAAAAGCTTGACTCTTGGGAAAATTTGCATAAATTGGTCATTCCGAACGAGACCCAGCACAACATGACGAACCCGAACTACCTGAAG AGTATTGAACAAGCTCTTTCAGTTGTCTGCCCCAATGACTGGATCCTAGCTCTTCATCAGATCCtgctcatcctcctcatcctggGGAAGTGGCTCCTTCCTTTGGGAGGCGGAGTCACAAGAGACGAGCTCTCTCAACTTCTCCTGATTTTTGTTGGCACAGCGGCAGACATCCTTGAATTTACCAGTGAGACACTGTCAGATGTCAA AGAGAACAGTCCTGCTCTGGTCTACATCATCTTAGCTGTATGGACCTGGAGCATGTTGCAGTTCCCCCTACATCTAGCtg TGGTGAACAACAACTCAGACGGTGAGGGTGAGCAGGGTGCTCAGGAGGTATCCCTCTGCGTTAAACACAGCACGGACATATGGAATATTGTGGAGGCCTTGTTTATCCAGGACGGGCCTTTCCTGGTGGTCAGGCTCACCGTCATGACCTACTACAACGTCTTCCACCAGATGCTCGGTTTCTTCGCCATCAAGAACCTCCTGGTGGTCATATTGAACTTGTACAGGTTGTTTGTTATATGCCAGGACTTCAGAGCTTCCAGGAGTAGCAACAGGAGCAGCAGTGCCGTCCCATGA